Sequence from the Flavobacterium sp. J372 genome:
TTTAAACCAGGTGTATTGGTAGACATAGCATTTTGTGAAAGACGGACAATCCAGAATCGTCTGCCGGCACTATTTGCTGTGTGGTTGTTTGATTCCAATCCCGGGCGGCCTATAGCTGCGAATTCTCCGTCACTTATTTCTACTAAATCATTAAGATAGTCCACGCTAAAGTCACCCCCAATGGCTTTCTGCCACTCCAGATTGCCGTTTCCATCAACTTTTATTACCCATCCGTTTTGCAAAGATGAAAGATATGTTGAAGCAAAATCTACCAATACCTGCCCATCATTAGACCATGATGATCCTGCAATTACATAGCCGCCGTCTATAGTTTGCCTTACTGAGTAAGCACGATCATCTCCCTGCCCACCGTAATTTTTCTTCCATTGCAAGTTGCCGTTATCATCAATCTTTATTGCCCAGAAATCAAATCCTCCAAAAGAGTTTTGCACGCTATTGTCTCGCCCATATCCAACTATCATATACCCATTGTCATTGGTCCGGATTATAGCTTCAGGACGGTTGAAGAAATTGGTGCCCGAATAAACAGAGCCGAAACATTTCGCCCACAAAATTATACCGGTCTCGCTAAGTTTGATCAACCAAAAATCTGATTCGCACGTACTGGGATTACGACACGTGACATTATTGTTTTCTGAAAAAGTTTCACCGGCAACTATCATGGTTCCGTCCGGGTTAACCACTAGTGATGTTGCGTTATCATCATCAGTGCCGCCATAAGTAAAACTCTGCTGTTTAATCCCGTTTTGATTTAGCCTGAGTATCCAGTAATCTCCAAGACCTTTATTTAAAAGCACATCACCATTCGATGAGCGTGACCAGCCGGAAACCACCAAATCTCCGGATGCGGTTTCTACAATATCTGACGCCCAGTCTTCATTGCTACCACCAAAATTGTATTCCCAGGATACCTGGCCTGCAGTATTTAGTTTAACAACCCATACATTAAAACTGGCACCAGCAATTGACTTTGTAGCAGCAAATGCATACCCGCCGTCACTGGTTTGAATAATTTTTGAAGGACTCTCATAGTATTGCCCTCCATAGCAATATGACCATTCCTTGTCAAAATTGGCGTTCACTTTAACTACAAATACATCAGGGCCGTTCACAAAATTTACCGCATCTTCATGAGCATTTTGTGCTGTGCCGGCAATAATAAAACCGCCGTCTGCTGTCTTTTCAATAGATATAGCCTCACCGCCCTGGCCGCCAAAATACTTATCCCATAGTACTTGGGGAGCCTGAGCATAGCATAGTGCAGTAATGAAAAGAAACAATAATTGTACGAAGTATTTTTTTACCATTTTAACAATATTTATTTGTTTATGCAACGCAATTTGTTTTACAAACATAAGTAATCGTATTGAAATATAAGCGTTTAAATTACATTTATAACCTAATACACTCTACGTGAAGCGCAGTATGGTAAGACAATATCCAAAGCTACTTCGCCGACTTCTCCAGCGTAAAAGAAAATTCAGAGCCTTTTCCGTATTCGCTTTCTACGTAAATTTTTTCGTCGTGCCCTTCAATAATGTGCTTTACAATGGCAAGACCCAGGCCGGAGCCGCCCTCGCTGCGGGCGCCGCTTTTGTCGACACGGTAAAAGCGTTCAAAAAGCCGTGGTATATGTTTTTTCTCAATACCCTCGCCATTGTCTTTTACACGGACGATGACTTTATTATTTACAAAGTCTTCAATGCTAACTTCGGTAGTGCCATGCTCACGGCCATACTTTATGGCATTTACCACCAGGTTTATAAGCACCTGCTGTATTTTTTCAACATCGCCATACACATATATGGGCTTAAGGTATTTTGCGTCAAACATCAGCATAATTCCTTTTTTATCAGCCTTCATCTCCAGCAGGTCAAACACGTTCTGCACCACCTCAACAATATTAAAGGTGGTATAGCTAAGGTTCAGGTCGCCCACCTCAAGTTTGGTTATCATGTCAAGGTCCTGTACAATATAAATAAGGCGCTCAACTCCTTTTTCGGCGCGCTGCAGGTATTTTTTTCGTAGCTGCTTGTCGCCCATAGCTCCGTCAAGCAACGTAAGCAGGTAGCCCTGCACAGTAAATAGCGGCGTCTTCAGCTCATGAGAGACATTCCCGAGGAACTCACGGCGGTACTCTTCGCGTATTTTCAGGGTTTCAATTTCAATCTTTTTATCCCGGGCAAATTTTTCTACTTCACGGGTAAGCGTAGCCATATCGGTAGTGATGCTCTTGTTGCGGAAAGAGCTGCTCTCGAGCAATGATACATCATCATAAATCTTCTTTACCCTGCGATAAATGAAATGCTCTACACGGTATTGCAGCATGAAAAACGCAAATACAAAAATGGCACCGGTAAAAGTGCCTATGACGTTCCATGTAAGTTCAGGAAAATAAAAGTATTGCATACCGGCCAGGAAACCGGCAGAGAAAATGGAGATGTATAATGCTGACTTTACAGCAAATTTGTAGGTTTTCTTAAATTTTATCGCCACTAAATCTCAAGCTTATAGCCCACCCCTTTTATAGTTTTAAACAGCTCATCGCCAATTTTTTCGCGCAGCTTGCGTATGTGAACATCTATGGTGCGGCCGCCCACAACCACTTCGTTGCCCCATACCTTATCAAGTATCTCTTCGCGCTTAAAGACTTTGCCCGGCTTGCTGGCCAGCAGGTAAAATAGCTCAAACTCCTTTCGCGGAAGCACAATCTCGCGGTCTTCAAGCATTATCTTATATTCTTCGCGATTCACTTCAATATTGCCCACGCGCAGTATGTCTTCTTTATTTTCATCTTCCTTAAGCCTGCGCAGTAATGCCTTTACTTTGCTTACCAGCAGCTTCGGCTTTATCGGTTTGGCAATGTAGTCATCAGCCCCGGCATCAAACCCGGCAACCTGGCTGTAGTCTTCGCTCCGCGCCGTAAGGAAGGTGATGATAACGTTGCTGAGCTCAGGTATTTTCCTGATGTTTTCACAGGCTTCCATACCGTCCATCTCGGGCATCATCACATCCATAATAATAAGGTGCGGAAGTTCTTTCTTAGCCTTAGTGATGGCCTCTTTACCATTTGATGCGGTAATTACCTGGTAACCTTCCTGAGAAAGGTTGTAGCCAACAATTTCAAGGATATCCTGCTCGTCATCAACCAGTAAGATCCTGATATCTTTTTTCTTCATAGATAAATGATATACGCTTTTAGGCCGTAAAGGTAAAGATAATACAAAATGAACAAACGGCTTAACTATTATTTAAATGACTTAACAATAAGATAAAGAACTGTAAATCTAAACGTAACACTTACGTAACACAGAATTTTGATGCGCGGGGTTTCTTTGCACAAAATTAAACAACACACTGATGAAACGCCAGATTTTATTTATCTTACTGCTTATCACAACATTAGGGTTTGCCCAGCAAAAGGGTACTCTAACC
This genomic interval carries:
- a CDS encoding T9SS type A sorting domain-containing protein, producing MVKKYFVQLLFLFITALCYAQAPQVLWDKYFGGQGGEAISIEKTADGGFIIAGTAQNAHEDAVNFVNGPDVFVVKVNANFDKEWSYCYGGQYYESPSKIIQTSDGGYAFAATKSIAGASFNVWVVKLNTAGQVSWEYNFGGSNEDWASDIVETASGDLVVSGWSRSSNGDVLLNKGLGDYWILRLNQNGIKQQSFTYGGTDDDNATSLVVNPDGTMIVAGETFSENNNVTCRNPSTCESDFWLIKLSETGIILWAKCFGSVYSGTNFFNRPEAIIRTNDNGYMIVGYGRDNSVQNSFGGFDFWAIKIDDNGNLQWKKNYGGQGDDRAYSVRQTIDGGYVIAGSSWSNDGQVLVDFASTYLSSLQNGWVIKVDGNGNLEWQKAIGGDFSVDYLNDLVEISDGEFAAIGRPGLESNNHTANSAGRRFWIVRLSQNAMSTNTPGLKSLSVYPVPVGNTLHIDSGQEVKKVSVCDISGRNIFTVSAQNITEISTVNLMPGIYNVIIDTDTGAAVKKITKGL
- a CDS encoding cell wall metabolism sensor histidine kinase WalK, with translation MAIKFKKTYKFAVKSALYISIFSAGFLAGMQYFYFPELTWNVIGTFTGAIFVFAFFMLQYRVEHFIYRRVKKIYDDVSLLESSSFRNKSITTDMATLTREVEKFARDKKIEIETLKIREEYRREFLGNVSHELKTPLFTVQGYLLTLLDGAMGDKQLRKKYLQRAEKGVERLIYIVQDLDMITKLEVGDLNLSYTTFNIVEVVQNVFDLLEMKADKKGIMLMFDAKYLKPIYVYGDVEKIQQVLINLVVNAIKYGREHGTTEVSIEDFVNNKVIVRVKDNGEGIEKKHIPRLFERFYRVDKSGARSEGGSGLGLAIVKHIIEGHDEKIYVESEYGKGSEFSFTLEKSAK
- a CDS encoding response regulator transcription factor, with the protein product MKKKDIRILLVDDEQDILEIVGYNLSQEGYQVITASNGKEAITKAKKELPHLIIMDVMMPEMDGMEACENIRKIPELSNVIITFLTARSEDYSQVAGFDAGADDYIAKPIKPKLLVSKVKALLRRLKEDENKEDILRVGNIEVNREEYKIMLEDREIVLPRKEFELFYLLASKPGKVFKREEILDKVWGNEVVVGGRTIDVHIRKLREKIGDELFKTIKGVGYKLEI